A region from the Leptospirillum ferriphilum ML-04 genome encodes:
- the glmM gene encoding phosphoglucosamine mutase: MGRERTLFGTDGIRGMANVEPVTGETAFRLGRAAAFLFKKYQGEHRVVIGKDTRISGYMLEHALTSGICSMGVSVILVGPFTTPGIAFLTRALRTDAGIMISASHNPFPDNGIKFFSSEGSKLPDDVELRIEELVLEREIDGIRPTGDQIGKVERLSGAEGRYIEFIKNTIPRKQKFDGVHIVMDLANGGGYRVAPMAFRELGAHVTAIGNQPDGTNINDQCGALHPEKLAETVRASGANLGVGLDGDADRAIFVTASGKVLDGDAVMALVAAHLKEKNLLKQNTLVTTVMSNMGLDLAMERKGIRLRKTQVGDRYVLEELENHNLSFGGEQSGHLIFRDFHTTGDGLMTAIQVVSLLVEKGLSLEEAASIYEAFPQVLKTVPVRKKVPLGDLARLSEAARKVEAELAGKHGRLLLRYSGTELALRIMLEGPDSDQIEAMSVDLLEAVRRDLGEPLA, from the coding sequence ATGGGGCGAGAAAGGACACTTTTCGGCACGGACGGCATTCGGGGGATGGCCAATGTCGAGCCTGTGACGGGAGAGACGGCTTTTCGGCTGGGACGGGCGGCGGCGTTCCTGTTCAAGAAATACCAGGGAGAACATCGCGTCGTGATCGGCAAGGACACGCGCATTTCCGGATATATGCTCGAACATGCACTGACAAGCGGAATCTGTTCGATGGGCGTCAGCGTGATCCTGGTGGGGCCTTTCACGACGCCCGGCATTGCCTTTTTGACGCGGGCACTCCGGACGGATGCGGGCATCATGATCTCCGCTTCCCATAATCCATTTCCTGACAACGGGATCAAGTTTTTCTCTTCGGAGGGATCGAAGCTTCCGGATGACGTCGAACTCCGGATCGAGGAACTGGTGCTGGAACGGGAGATCGACGGCATCCGGCCGACAGGGGACCAGATCGGCAAGGTGGAAAGACTGTCCGGCGCGGAAGGACGTTATATCGAGTTCATCAAGAATACCATTCCTCGGAAACAGAAGTTCGACGGGGTCCACATTGTGATGGACCTGGCGAACGGGGGAGGATACCGGGTGGCTCCGATGGCCTTCCGGGAACTCGGTGCCCACGTGACGGCAATCGGAAACCAGCCGGATGGAACCAACATCAATGACCAGTGCGGGGCCTTGCATCCGGAGAAGCTGGCCGAAACCGTCCGCGCTTCCGGTGCAAACCTGGGCGTCGGGCTCGACGGGGATGCGGACCGGGCGATCTTCGTCACGGCGTCCGGAAAGGTACTGGACGGAGACGCCGTGATGGCTCTTGTTGCAGCCCACCTGAAAGAAAAAAATCTTCTGAAGCAGAACACGCTCGTCACGACCGTCATGAGCAACATGGGGCTTGATCTCGCGATGGAACGAAAAGGAATCCGGCTTCGCAAGACCCAGGTCGGAGACCGGTATGTTCTGGAGGAGCTCGAAAACCACAATCTCTCCTTCGGCGGAGAACAGTCCGGACACCTGATTTTCCGGGATTTCCATACGACGGGAGACGGGCTGATGACCGCCATCCAGGTCGTGTCCCTTCTGGTGGAAAAGGGGCTTTCCCTGGAAGAGGCCGCATCGATTTATGAAGCGTTTCCCCAGGTTTTGAAGACGGTTCCCGTCCGGAAAAAGGTTCCTCTGGGCGATCTTGCGCGATTGTCCGAAGCGGCCCGCAAGGTCGAGGCGGAACTCGCGGGGAAACACGGCCGTCTCCTGCTCCGCTACTCCGGGACGGAACTGGCTCTTCGCATCATGCTCGAAGGTCCGGACAGCGACCAGATTGAAGCGATGAGCGTTGACCTTCTGGAAGCGGTCCGGAGAGATCTTGGAGAACCCCTCGCCTGA
- a CDS encoding AURKAIP1/COX24 domain-containing protein, whose amino-acid sequence MSSVIKKRRKKIRKHKYKKLRRASRHKKK is encoded by the coding sequence ATGTCGAGTGTGATCAAAAAACGCCGGAAAAAAATCCGCAAACACAAGTACAAAAAACTTCGCAGGGCATCCCGCCACAAGAAGAAGTAA
- a CDS encoding sigma-54 dependent transcriptional regulator, giving the protein MVRMNSGVYFDQAIPVLSRKAYLFGGEDPAPFEEGLSSLKQEWTFVPVRTPEDVRQSLRHGPVALGMICLEKKDAQNAFRFLSALSDTCIRWIALLGPGLAEQRDILHQVREHCIDFHRFPLDPQRLRIILGHAHGMARLSCLEPRVPDSRDHATESDMVGSSPSIMECFRSIRKIAGTDACVLITGESGTGKELVARAIHERSKRSAGPFITLNCGAIPANLIQSELFGYEKGAFTGAHTRKIGHIEAANHGTIMLDEIGDMPFELQVNLLRVLQFGKIQRVGSSVEIPVDVRIIAATHIDLEKACREGRFREDLYYRLHVLRVSLPPLRDRGADISLLARYFCKRFSAEYGAMSKPFSAEALDVIQAYSWPGNVRELINKIKSAVLMSEGPLIEPKDLQLENIPHPAKRSGKTLREIREIAERETLQATLQKFEHNVSRTARELGVTRTTLYDLLKKHNLF; this is encoded by the coding sequence ATGGTCCGCATGAATTCAGGCGTCTATTTCGATCAGGCGATCCCGGTTCTTTCGCGGAAGGCATACCTGTTCGGGGGAGAAGACCCCGCTCCGTTTGAAGAGGGGCTTTCGAGCCTGAAGCAGGAATGGACGTTTGTTCCCGTCAGGACACCCGAAGATGTCCGTCAATCCTTGCGTCATGGTCCGGTCGCTCTCGGGATGATTTGTCTGGAAAAAAAGGACGCGCAGAATGCCTTTCGGTTCCTGTCTGCCTTGTCGGACACCTGCATCCGGTGGATCGCGCTTTTGGGTCCCGGACTTGCGGAACAACGGGACATTTTGCATCAGGTCCGGGAACACTGTATCGATTTTCACCGATTTCCCCTGGATCCCCAACGACTGAGAATTATTCTTGGCCACGCCCATGGAATGGCCAGGCTGTCCTGTCTCGAACCCCGGGTTCCCGATTCCCGGGATCATGCGACGGAATCCGATATGGTGGGAAGCAGCCCTTCCATAATGGAATGTTTCCGGAGTATCCGGAAAATCGCGGGAACCGATGCCTGTGTTCTGATCACCGGCGAAAGCGGCACCGGAAAGGAACTTGTGGCCCGTGCGATTCATGAACGCTCGAAAAGATCCGCCGGTCCGTTCATTACGCTGAACTGCGGAGCGATTCCCGCCAATCTGATCCAGTCCGAGCTGTTCGGGTATGAGAAAGGGGCGTTTACAGGGGCTCATACGCGCAAGATCGGGCATATTGAAGCGGCGAATCACGGGACGATCATGCTCGACGAAATCGGAGACATGCCGTTCGAACTCCAGGTGAACCTTTTGCGTGTTCTCCAGTTTGGAAAAATCCAGCGTGTCGGAAGTTCTGTGGAAATACCGGTCGACGTCCGGATTATCGCCGCGACCCACATTGATCTCGAAAAAGCCTGCCGGGAAGGCCGTTTTCGGGAAGATCTCTATTATCGCCTTCATGTCCTGAGGGTCAGTCTTCCTCCTCTGCGCGACAGGGGGGCCGATATTTCGTTGCTTGCCCGTTACTTCTGCAAGAGGTTCTCGGCAGAATACGGTGCAATGTCAAAACCGTTTTCTGCCGAAGCCCTGGACGTCATCCAGGCTTACTCCTGGCCTGGAAACGTCCGGGAACTGATCAACAAGATCAAGAGCGCCGTTTTGATGAGCGAGGGCCCTCTCATTGAGCCCAAAGACCTGCAGCTTGAGAACATTCCCCATCCTGCGAAGCGATCCGGAAAAACGTTAAGAGAAATCCGTGAAATCGCCGAACGCGAAACACTGCAAGCGACGCTCCAGAAATTTGAACATAACGTCTCCCGTACAGCACGCGAACTTGGCGTGACCCGCACGACCCTCTACGACCTGCTCAAGAAGCACAATCTCTTCTGA
- a CDS encoding Rrf2 family transcriptional regulator, translating to MTICNYNTYSYSMAANSRFAVATHLLVGLGYLPAHTPPHDPKKGEWVNSAHLAESVNTHPVVVRRILGDLRKAGLVISQQGKNGGVALGKRPEDISLLEIFRAVGEESVFAFNPNPPNPKCPVSVNMFRLIEPVFRAVGVALEKELDRIRLSDLISGIR from the coding sequence TTGACAATCTGTAACTATAATACTTATAGTTACAGTATGGCAGCCAACAGTCGATTCGCCGTCGCCACCCATCTTCTTGTCGGTCTCGGATATCTTCCGGCCCACACCCCTCCGCACGATCCGAAAAAAGGGGAATGGGTGAATTCCGCCCATCTGGCGGAATCGGTCAACACCCATCCGGTCGTCGTCCGGCGCATTCTGGGAGATCTCCGAAAAGCGGGTCTTGTCATTTCCCAGCAGGGAAAAAACGGGGGGGTGGCTCTGGGGAAAAGACCGGAGGACATCTCGCTCCTGGAAATCTTCCGGGCGGTGGGGGAGGAATCGGTTTTTGCCTTCAACCCCAACCCACCGAATCCAAAATGCCCGGTGAGCGTGAATATGTTCCGGCTGATCGAACCGGTCTTCCGGGCGGTCGGAGTGGCGCTCGAAAAAGAACTCGACCGGATCCGCCTGTCGGACCTGATTTCCGGAATTCGCTGA
- a CDS encoding OmpA family protein: MIRSVWMPREKRNPFLMVSPVLKRVICCAVQMVFFLGTIGGFSPEARADPPANTPGEGMLLHQDKKLLRRIQDLSRQDLSFATGKADLNQRDRRILREDAVLLKRYPKVEILLIGHSDERGNEIYNFRLGLDRGKSARQFLEDLGIAASRIHVVSFGKRAIPGRLLCARHRESCWRRHRIVHVVGYLPDEKVAFRSPPPVRPLPAPPARVVTVQGEKRRKGTYLLLPAGKVEVENVFLYLHDTSTQVASQNFSLFPILPSSTGVNIQRVDEDYYIEMIAVFLGVTDKLEVEADIPYVYRTQTAVTSPVTASGGTGAPVLSNQFGRGLGDIDYGVHYQFNTEPFLGVLWMGNVIAKSTTGTNPFTLPVNSATGLLNDLPTGTGFWSLEPGLSLYFPITPVVFYANLNYIYNFSRSFGGALGTINPGNATDLSFGGWFSFSQKTIFTVGYDQMTIWPPSENGLQVPLTRVLQLGSVLFGGTYNVNPKFFFMVNVAAGVTPDAPNVAISIRFPLFF, from the coding sequence TTGATCCGATCCGTCTGGATGCCTCGCGAAAAGAGAAATCCGTTTTTGATGGTTTCCCCGGTCCTGAAAAGGGTCATTTGTTGTGCGGTTCAGATGGTCTTTTTTCTTGGAACGATCGGCGGATTTTCTCCCGAAGCCAGGGCAGACCCACCCGCGAACACTCCGGGGGAGGGGATGCTGCTTCATCAGGACAAGAAGCTCTTGCGCCGGATTCAGGATCTCTCGAGACAAGACCTCTCCTTCGCAACAGGGAAAGCGGATCTCAACCAAAGGGACAGGAGGATCCTGCGGGAAGATGCCGTTTTGCTGAAACGCTATCCCAAGGTGGAAATTCTCCTGATCGGTCATTCGGATGAGCGCGGCAACGAGATCTACAATTTTCGTCTGGGACTGGATCGGGGGAAAAGTGCCCGGCAATTTCTGGAAGATCTGGGAATCGCGGCATCCCGGATTCATGTGGTGTCTTTCGGCAAGCGGGCGATTCCCGGCAGGCTTTTGTGCGCAAGGCATCGCGAGTCCTGCTGGAGACGGCATCGAATCGTTCATGTCGTGGGCTATCTTCCCGACGAAAAAGTTGCCTTCCGGTCGCCGCCCCCGGTCCGGCCCCTGCCCGCTCCTCCGGCAAGAGTTGTGACCGTGCAGGGAGAAAAGCGGAGAAAGGGCACCTATCTTCTTCTTCCGGCGGGGAAGGTGGAGGTGGAAAATGTCTTTTTGTACCTGCACGACACCTCGACGCAGGTGGCTTCCCAGAACTTTTCCCTGTTTCCGATCCTGCCTTCGTCGACGGGGGTCAATATCCAAAGAGTGGACGAGGATTATTACATCGAAATGATCGCCGTTTTTCTGGGGGTCACCGACAAACTGGAGGTGGAAGCGGATATCCCTTATGTCTACCGGACGCAGACGGCGGTGACATCGCCGGTGACCGCGTCGGGAGGGACCGGAGCCCCTGTCCTTTCGAACCAGTTCGGTCGGGGGTTGGGAGATATCGATTACGGCGTCCATTATCAGTTCAACACCGAGCCGTTTCTGGGAGTGCTCTGGATGGGAAACGTCATTGCCAAATCCACGACCGGAACAAATCCGTTCACATTGCCCGTCAACTCTGCCACGGGTCTTCTGAACGACCTTCCGACCGGAACCGGGTTCTGGTCTCTGGAACCCGGTCTTTCACTCTATTTTCCCATCACCCCGGTCGTGTTTTATGCAAACCTGAACTACATCTACAACTTTTCCCGGAGCTTTGGTGGTGCCCTCGGAACTATCAACCCCGGGAATGCGACGGATCTGAGCTTTGGCGGATGGTTTTCCTTTAGCCAGAAGACGATTTTTACCGTCGGGTACGATCAGATGACAATCTGGCCTCCTTCCGAAAATGGCCTGCAGGTTCCTCTGACAAGGGTTCTTCAGCTGGGTTCCGTGCTATTTGGCGGGACCTACAATGTCAATCCAAAATTCTTTTTTATGGTCAACGTGGCGGCCGGAGTCACTCCGGATGCTCCGAACGTTGCGATCAGCATCCGGTTTCCCCTGTTCTTCTGA
- a CDS encoding alkene reductase: MAQNSIDLFSPYTLGSLSLPNRAVMAPMTRNRADAGNVPNALMATYYKQRSSAGLIITEATQVCPMGQGYIRTPGIHSQEQIEGWKQVTRTVHQAGGRIFLQLWHVGRISHPDFLEGRLPVAPSAIAPRGVTTYTMDGPKAIPTPRALETGEIPGIVEDFRKGAENAKKAGFDGVEIHAANGYLLDQFLEDSTNKRTDMYGGSIENRARLIFEVVDAVTSVWDKDRVGIRLSPGGTFNDMGDSRPQETFGYVVRRLSGYGIGYLHLIEPAEPEGEHPSPDLSASFFRPIYTGTLMLAGGYSREKANDVLKKGLGDLISFGRPFLANPDLLARFSKNAPLNNPDPATFYGGTEKGYIDYPTLEEIASR, translated from the coding sequence ATGGCCCAAAACAGCATTGATCTTTTTTCTCCCTATACTCTCGGCTCTCTCTCCCTGCCCAACCGGGCCGTGATGGCACCCATGACACGAAACCGTGCAGACGCCGGAAATGTCCCGAACGCACTGATGGCCACTTACTACAAACAGCGTTCCTCTGCCGGCCTCATCATCACGGAGGCAACACAGGTCTGCCCCATGGGCCAGGGCTATATCCGGACACCGGGCATCCATTCCCAAGAACAGATCGAAGGGTGGAAGCAGGTCACCCGGACGGTCCACCAGGCTGGCGGCCGCATCTTTCTCCAGCTCTGGCACGTCGGCCGCATTTCCCATCCGGACTTTCTGGAGGGACGCCTGCCCGTCGCACCCTCCGCCATCGCCCCCCGGGGTGTCACCACGTATACGATGGATGGCCCCAAAGCCATCCCGACCCCCAGAGCCCTTGAAACCGGAGAAATTCCCGGCATTGTCGAAGACTTTCGCAAGGGGGCGGAAAACGCAAAAAAAGCCGGCTTCGACGGGGTCGAGATTCATGCCGCCAACGGCTATCTCCTGGATCAGTTTCTCGAAGACAGCACAAACAAACGGACTGACATGTACGGAGGATCCATCGAGAACCGGGCCCGCCTGATCTTTGAGGTTGTTGACGCCGTCACCTCTGTCTGGGACAAGGATCGTGTCGGAATCCGCCTTTCTCCGGGAGGAACATTCAATGACATGGGAGACTCGCGTCCCCAGGAAACATTCGGATATGTCGTCCGCCGACTCTCCGGATACGGGATCGGGTATCTCCACCTGATCGAACCGGCTGAACCGGAAGGCGAGCACCCCTCTCCCGATCTGTCGGCCTCCTTCTTCCGACCGATTTACACTGGAACTCTCATGCTGGCCGGTGGCTACTCACGGGAAAAGGCGAACGATGTCCTGAAAAAAGGACTGGGGGATCTGATCAGCTTTGGACGACCATTTCTCGCCAATCCGGACCTTCTGGCACGCTTCTCGAAAAACGCCCCCCTGAACAACCCTGATCCCGCGACTTTTTACGGGGGAACAGAAAAAGGGTATATCGACTACCCGACTCTGGAAGAGATTGCCTCCCGCTGA
- a CDS encoding C39 family peptidase — translation MKQAEELERAGRQAGMHGRKIVSVPGLRARRRSIRIVLPILAGVFATLLVAKPDFAGVIFLNSTPTGVLTVPSQSYAELRFRDVVRQKYDFSCGSAAVATLLTYEYLRPTTETEAFRFMYKTGDKKKIRKHGFSLLDIKRYLGSLGYKSDGYRLSLDKLMELSLPAIVLIEVNGYKHFVVIKGVSRLNVLIGDPAMGLRMETRTHFRTLWKNKIVFVIHEGPDILITRKTFNNPQDWNIVNISVPANVVKNNLPLSTQLLAVPGPNQFQLGGFAKIGIP, via the coding sequence ATGAAACAGGCAGAAGAGTTGGAAAGAGCCGGAAGACAGGCAGGGATGCACGGGAGAAAAATCGTGTCCGTCCCTGGCCTGCGTGCCCGAAGACGAAGCATCCGGATTGTTCTGCCGATCCTGGCAGGTGTCTTTGCAACCCTTCTGGTCGCAAAGCCGGATTTTGCCGGGGTGATTTTCCTGAATTCCACTCCGACCGGTGTTCTGACGGTTCCTTCTCAAAGTTATGCAGAACTCCGCTTTCGGGACGTGGTCCGCCAGAAATATGATTTCAGTTGCGGTTCGGCGGCGGTTGCAACCTTGCTGACCTATGAATACCTTCGCCCGACAACCGAAACAGAAGCATTCCGTTTTATGTACAAAACGGGCGACAAAAAGAAGATAAGAAAACACGGATTTTCCTTGCTGGATATCAAGCGTTATCTGGGATCTCTCGGGTACAAATCCGATGGATATCGCTTGTCCCTGGACAAACTGATGGAGCTCTCCCTTCCGGCCATCGTGCTCATTGAAGTCAATGGATACAAGCACTTTGTCGTGATCAAGGGCGTGTCCCGACTGAACGTCCTCATTGGCGATCCGGCCATGGGACTCCGGATGGAAACGCGGACGCATTTTCGGACTTTGTGGAAGAACAAGATCGTTTTCGTCATCCATGAAGGTCCCGATATTCTGATCACCCGGAAAACCTTTAATAATCCGCAGGACTGGAACATCGTCAACATCAGTGTTCCTGCAAACGTCGTTAAAAACAATCTTCCCCTCTCCACCCAGCTTCTGGCCGTTCCGGGCCCCAACCAATTTCAGCTGGGCGGATTCGCGAAGATCGGGATCCCCTGA
- a CDS encoding cytochrome 579, with amino-acid sequence MNKWAGAVLGTVTLGLLSATAYSAELDILKPRVPADQIAAAKAMKPPFPVTAAVIAKGKEVFNGAGTCYTCHGVGGKGDGPGAAGMDPSPRNFTNHQFDQVRTAGEMVWVVSNGSPLQPAMVGFVSAGQITDKQAWEAVMYERSLGCGGDMDCVTGSADWVGKQPVHEEAASSLKPEYIGVASAH; translated from the coding sequence ATGAACAAATGGGCAGGAGCAGTATTGGGTACGGTAACGTTGGGCTTGTTGTCTGCGACAGCCTATTCTGCAGAGCTCGATATTTTGAAACCGCGGGTTCCGGCAGACCAGATCGCCGCAGCAAAAGCCATGAAGCCCCCTTTCCCCGTGACGGCGGCGGTCATTGCCAAGGGTAAAGAGGTTTTCAATGGAGCGGGTACCTGTTACACCTGTCATGGGGTAGGTGGTAAGGGAGATGGTCCGGGAGCCGCCGGAATGGACCCGAGTCCACGGAATTTCACAAATCATCAATTCGATCAGGTCCGGACGGCAGGAGAAATGGTCTGGGTCGTTTCCAACGGGTCCCCCTTGCAGCCGGCTATGGTCGGATTTGTCAGCGCGGGGCAAATCACCGACAAGCAGGCATGGGAAGCGGTCATGTATGAAAGAAGCCTCGGTTGTGGCGGTGATATGGATTGCGTCACCGGATCGGCCGATTGGGTCGGCAAGCAGCCGGTTCATGAAGAAGCGGCTTCCAGCCTGAAGCCGGAATATATCGGGGTCGCATCCGCGCATTAG